One window of Methylococcus sp. EFPC2 genomic DNA carries:
- a CDS encoding filamentous haemagglutinin family protein: MASLHSSIRQFPLLTSRRPPRLSPLASAVRLVLAGGFCGVVSQTALADASIASLPVPAAVLATQGRASYFQDGLKGIIDQKTDKAVLNWKSFNVGVPNTVEFRQPNASSIALNRINEQVNPSQILGTLTANGQVYLYNPNGFVFGKDSRVNVNSLVATTLNLSDEVFDRGITKVFDQEGGKAAFQWTGGVIGTDGKPVQVRPGPDGSRVTIEQGAQISTNAPNRRILIVAPTIVNGGDVRADDGEVILAAASDKLYLQEAPTDSAGSGLLVEVSKGGDVTNSGSITARRGNITLLGFAVNQNGMVSASTSVRVNGSIRLLAREGAEVTRDGDKYKLGYTSTYRTTAGSDGLGQVARVKLGAGSRTQVLPEYGDTATAVDEQSQPRSQIEIVGKQVRLESNAKVLAPSGDVIVQGTDPTAGNSTARIRDTRIDMAPGSRIDVAGLNVTKPMESNVVEVELRGNELRDAPLQRNGVLRNQKVAIDARVGTKLADVSSAIRRIGRTIEERSTDGGNITLNAPGAVVVNENVSLDVSGGSVTYQDGYIKTTQLVRQGGIVDIGKADPNTIYSGILQPLVKLYTKWNQSESWMLGLLERGRFEKGYTDGRDGGSLRIVTEALSLMGELSGKTTSGIHQREVKNLPDTASLSIDLTASTMVGQNVAFLPGKTLSTLDPDQPFQGLENGGNKPAPLVLTGDFQRKSSIGNLTIKTSGRVDLASGVNVDVPDAGSLSLTGGQLAIAGSIDAAGGAVSLATEVPISARATMNGEIRLLSGSRIDVGGVWLNELGQVGASASLINVDAGRIKASSQGDLKVERGAELAADGGAWLQSSGKLIGGKGGSIALTSTAFPGQVGSNLTLDGSVHAYALEQGGSLSLTTNEIVVTNGAESTQRPGALVPLALDSGFFGRGGFSGYSLTSDYRGVTVGSDARVRLSSENLALAPGFRRVESGRSLSAVTTHTMLPDYLRKPVDLTLAHRPPLGQLLVNSAVRVKEGAVVQADPKAHVSLISEGNIDVAGSIKAQGGTIDLTVLAPSDAEKGLEFLASQGIFLASTARLDASGTSLLKPDASGFRTGELLAGGHINLRAERGYIVTAADSRLDVSGASDQFQLAASPSYRIAHPGDQAYTTADSNGGTISLTAAEGILVDGTLSGRAGGSKATGGTLTLELDRLLRNEPSLAPFPVGDRILEMHAGTGQNAPANWSPGKNIPSALNGIGRISSATVANGGFGALSLKSNDSIRLSDGVALDLARNIVLDAPVLGWTGAAGSAGLAADYIAIGSTLSRHATRATSSGSASLNVNARLVDLVGSVSLQGYTSSRIASRGDIRLRGVAPNFDDAEVAKHYSGEFKTAGDLSLQAVQIYPTTVSNYTVNLTGANRTLRIEQGAGTAEPVLSAAGNVTLKAAHIVDGGTIKAPFGQLHFVASDSISIQEGALISVSGKGSLVPFGRTPGGLEWLYPLNAIGPSGNLRTSEQYNLVFASPPTKSIDLNAPKVALNGGSTIDISGGGDLYAFEFASGLGGSVDVLNPRDPKVLSGEYVYQEKYAVLPTMKNAYSPYDPLEFPASGLSMGQSIYLSGVDGLPAGEYALLPAHYALLPGAYLITPQKSISGIQPGQVFDRIDGAQIIAGYTKSLGTSEAPWSWSAFAVEQGSVAHTRSEYQGHLASEYFAEQASKEGVKSAASVLDAGSLTLAATSELRLGTEILAQPALGGRGGQLDIVAQNISVVSKERSGVPAPAGVIALLDEDLSRLNVASLGLGTSRIRNSDGSTRLSVNANKVTIQSGVRLKGEDIVLAAKDQVVVKGGAEIEGQGASNDSGNYVVDGDAALLRVSSGRQGGYIHKGEAGAKGDLLIEDGAVLRADGSMLLDSSHDTVIDGSLAMRAGDLTIRAGTINLGETPSGAAGAVLSDALLAGLTVDNLKLASRESINFFGSLDLHLSRLELDAGELAGYGAQGDTASVSAKSIRLSHSSGATAGISGTGHGRLSLEADGFELSDGNYAIKGFDSITLTGTNDLRFSGDSHVSLYGDTHLAGARFSGFDGGRLSLDATGHRLSFGTTVGASLASPGVGVALDAVADTIDFAASLLMPSGTASFIALQGGLNLASGADLDLSGRAYTFAGGTHVETPGGLLTLTAKQGDVNLNQGANIHLAGGGNSVRAGSLSVSAAAGSVLLNGNLDASGGGSLLVDGLSLGPDGFSGLIAKAAAGGFDDSLSVRQRAGSLIVAQSDEVKAHSVALTADAGDILVNGIIDAGGVKGGKVVLSAAEQVVLESGAKIFANSTAGKGGTVELASSKGVAAAAEDQGLVLKAGSLIDVSGNTQVLDGDVHLRAMRNADSVSIAPIASTVTGAHRVLVEAVKVESVSDFGGLPTWQGNTEDFMTHAASIGQALGSEVTIVPGLEISSEGDLTLDDSWDLSTWRYSTDPSDPESPKTIPGILTLRAAGDIVLNQPISDGFDAFNKLMEGESWSVRLVSGADRSADWRQSVHGVGDLTLSPGALVRTGTGDIEIHTGGDLILKDQTAAIYTAGRADAKDPYGTLNEIFRGAYFNVEYPIGGGDIRIVAGGDILGAKSTQFIPDWLQRMGNFNSNVSDEARTKGDVFFDGTVSEEELPTAWGIQYNFQQNVGALGGGDVYVTSGGNIDNLQVMLPTTGKQIGTINPDLPISDLTYLDRYITNEVQVNGGGNLSVTARGDIRGGQYFVDRGEADLFSWGNIAGGKPADIQFSTGPLFAIGDADFHLAAANGISVGAAYNPYALAQRSPAWVYNTTSTFFNYTDRSALHLQATAGDIDFRNDVAGVADQYFDDWRGISALSARSAQDGLRILPGTVEAVTLKGDIKLTSFNLFPNARGNLSLVAGGDIYSDPALDEVVVNMSDADPSLFPTVAAPAADLEAVTRNLLDTRNTESNSLHALKPVHAGDNTPARLISQSGSINGNNNLKVFLAKSAYVNAGQDVKDIGLNIQNLAQSDISVIEAGRDLRYHISRTFVGALKELAGFGVQIAGPGQLQVLTSRDIDLGASDGIISTGNQGDINADIKGNPALDDVGASLMLMAGLQTKPAYGTFLQDYFGETGSYRVAADGRVTYGPTADASSLGHALALPEEQQRELALLVFFNELKLSSQEAAAGNGYRRGDEAIATLFPGDKYDGDIKLFFSRIHTTDGGGIDMVVPGGLINAGLASAFVGEKKPSELGIVTQRGGAVQAYTLGDFQVNQSRVFAIASALSDFTPRFGLYDTMGTFIESYKDVVAWSATGNIDAGRGSKGALSVSNGKKGFDQNGNWTDDVPPTIDGSGVRAQIRGNLEAGNVYLAAPQGVVDAGEAGIGGNQVTIAANAIIGASNIQTGAGGLSSNVSTSTAAPVAPPASAASAATSATKSAQSVSDGGDKSGDPSKAENKQAGVSLINADVVGFGNCSVGDVRDGKAGCGGA, translated from the coding sequence ATGGCTAGTTTGCATTCTTCGATCAGGCAGTTTCCCTTGCTGACTTCCCGGCGGCCGCCCCGCCTGTCTCCACTGGCCTCCGCCGTCCGGCTCGTATTGGCCGGCGGATTCTGCGGCGTGGTGAGCCAGACGGCGCTGGCCGACGCAAGCATCGCGTCCTTGCCGGTTCCTGCAGCGGTGTTGGCAACCCAGGGTCGGGCAAGCTATTTCCAGGACGGTCTCAAGGGCATCATCGATCAGAAGACCGACAAAGCCGTGTTGAACTGGAAGAGTTTCAACGTGGGTGTCCCCAACACGGTGGAGTTCAGGCAGCCGAATGCGAGTTCCATCGCGCTCAATCGCATCAACGAGCAGGTCAATCCCAGCCAGATACTGGGTACGCTTACCGCCAACGGTCAGGTCTACCTATATAACCCCAACGGGTTCGTGTTCGGCAAGGACTCCCGGGTCAACGTGAATTCCCTGGTGGCCACGACCCTGAACCTGTCCGACGAGGTTTTCGACCGGGGCATCACCAAGGTTTTTGATCAGGAGGGGGGCAAGGCTGCTTTCCAGTGGACCGGCGGCGTGATCGGTACGGATGGCAAGCCGGTGCAGGTCAGGCCGGGCCCGGACGGCTCGCGCGTCACGATTGAGCAGGGTGCGCAGATTTCCACCAACGCACCGAACCGCCGCATCCTCATCGTCGCGCCGACGATTGTTAACGGCGGCGACGTACGGGCCGACGATGGCGAGGTGATCCTGGCCGCCGCCTCGGACAAGCTCTATCTGCAGGAAGCGCCGACCGATTCCGCCGGTTCGGGTCTGCTGGTCGAAGTGAGCAAGGGCGGGGACGTCACCAACTCAGGCTCCATCACCGCCCGCCGCGGCAACATCACCCTGCTCGGCTTCGCCGTCAATCAAAACGGCATGGTATCGGCATCGACTTCCGTGCGCGTGAACGGATCGATCAGGCTGTTGGCACGCGAGGGCGCGGAGGTCACGCGGGACGGCGACAAATATAAGCTGGGATACACGAGCACTTACCGGACGACCGCAGGCAGTGACGGACTGGGTCAGGTCGCGCGGGTGAAGCTTGGGGCCGGCAGCCGGACCCAGGTTTTGCCGGAATATGGCGATACCGCGACGGCGGTGGACGAGCAGAGCCAGCCGCGGTCGCAAATCGAGATCGTGGGCAAGCAGGTACGGTTGGAGTCCAACGCCAAGGTGCTGGCGCCATCGGGCGATGTCATCGTCCAGGGTACCGACCCGACCGCCGGCAATTCTACGGCTCGCATCCGCGATACCCGTATCGATATGGCGCCGGGCAGTCGCATCGACGTGGCGGGGCTGAATGTCACCAAGCCGATGGAAAGCAACGTCGTGGAGGTGGAGTTAAGGGGTAACGAGTTGCGCGATGCGCCCTTGCAACGCAACGGCGTCTTGCGCAACCAGAAGGTTGCCATCGATGCGCGCGTCGGCACGAAGCTGGCCGACGTCTCCTCCGCCATCCGCCGTATCGGTCGGACGATAGAGGAACGCAGCACCGACGGCGGCAATATTACGTTGAACGCCCCCGGCGCTGTGGTGGTGAACGAAAATGTCTCCCTTGACGTCTCGGGCGGGTCGGTGACTTATCAGGATGGATATATCAAGACGACCCAACTGGTCCGGCAGGGGGGCATAGTCGATATCGGCAAGGCCGATCCCAACACGATCTACAGTGGGATCTTGCAGCCGCTCGTCAAACTTTATACCAAATGGAATCAATCCGAGAGTTGGATGCTGGGTCTGTTGGAGCGTGGGCGCTTCGAAAAAGGCTATACCGACGGCAGGGATGGTGGTTCGCTCAGGATCGTCACTGAAGCCTTGAGCCTGATGGGTGAGTTGAGCGGGAAGACGACCTCCGGGATACACCAGCGTGAGGTCAAGAACTTGCCCGATACCGCGAGCCTGTCCATCGATCTTACCGCGTCGACCATGGTGGGCCAGAACGTGGCTTTCCTGCCGGGCAAAACGCTTTCCACCCTCGACCCGGATCAGCCTTTCCAGGGACTGGAAAATGGTGGGAACAAGCCGGCGCCGCTGGTGTTGACCGGCGATTTCCAGCGTAAGAGCAGCATAGGCAATTTAACGATCAAAACCAGCGGTCGCGTGGACCTGGCGTCGGGCGTGAATGTGGACGTGCCCGATGCGGGCAGCCTGTCACTGACCGGCGGGCAATTGGCGATCGCCGGTTCCATAGACGCAGCCGGAGGGGCTGTGAGCCTGGCGACCGAAGTGCCTATCTCGGCACGGGCGACCATGAATGGCGAAATCCGCCTGCTGTCGGGCAGCCGGATCGACGTCGGCGGTGTGTGGTTGAACGAACTGGGCCAGGTCGGCGCGTCGGCCTCTTTGATCAACGTCGACGCCGGCCGCATCAAGGCGAGTTCGCAGGGGGATCTTAAAGTCGAACGGGGCGCCGAACTGGCCGCCGACGGCGGGGCTTGGTTGCAGAGTTCCGGTAAGCTGATAGGGGGCAAGGGCGGCAGCATCGCATTGACGTCGACCGCATTTCCGGGCCAAGTGGGTTCCAATCTGACGCTGGACGGTTCGGTACATGCCTATGCGCTGGAGCAGGGAGGTAGCCTCAGTCTGACCACCAATGAAATCGTGGTGACCAACGGGGCGGAATCGACGCAGCGGCCGGGCGCTCTCGTACCGCTGGCTCTGGATTCGGGCTTTTTCGGCCGTGGTGGCTTCAGCGGGTATTCCCTGACCTCGGACTACCGGGGAGTGACCGTGGGCAGCGACGCGCGGGTTAGACTCAGCAGCGAAAACCTGGCGCTGGCTCCCGGCTTCCGGCGCGTGGAAAGTGGCCGCTCTTTGTCGGCGGTGACCACGCACACCATGCTGCCGGATTATCTGCGCAAGCCCGTCGATTTGACCTTGGCGCATCGACCGCCCCTGGGACAACTGTTGGTGAATTCTGCCGTCCGGGTCAAGGAGGGCGCAGTGGTCCAGGCTGATCCCAAGGCCCATGTTTCCTTGATCTCGGAAGGGAACATCGACGTGGCGGGAAGCATCAAGGCGCAGGGGGGCACGATAGACCTTACCGTGCTCGCACCGTCCGATGCGGAAAAGGGCCTGGAATTCCTCGCCAGCCAGGGCATATTCCTGGCATCAACCGCCCGCCTGGATGCGTCGGGGACCTCCCTATTGAAGCCCGATGCTTCGGGCTTTCGGACCGGCGAATTGTTGGCCGGCGGGCACATCAATCTGCGCGCCGAACGCGGATATATCGTCACCGCCGCGGATTCCCGTTTGGATGTCTCCGGCGCTTCGGATCAATTCCAATTGGCGGCCTCGCCCAGTTATCGAATCGCGCATCCGGGGGATCAGGCGTACACCACGGCCGATTCCAACGGTGGCACCATCAGCCTGACCGCCGCGGAAGGCATCCTGGTGGACGGTACGTTGAGCGGAAGAGCGGGAGGCAGCAAAGCAACCGGGGGAACGCTTACGCTCGAACTCGACCGTCTTTTGCGCAATGAGCCGTCGCTCGCCCCGTTCCCGGTCGGCGATCGCATCCTGGAGATGCATGCCGGTACGGGCCAGAATGCGCCTGCCAACTGGTCGCCGGGCAAGAATATTCCTTCGGCGCTGAACGGCATCGGACGGATTTCGAGTGCTACGGTGGCGAATGGCGGGTTCGGCGCCTTGTCCTTGAAATCCAACGACAGCATCCGTTTGAGCGATGGCGTCGCCCTCGACCTAGCGCGCAATATCGTGCTCGACGCCCCTGTGCTGGGTTGGACCGGCGCTGCCGGCAGCGCCGGGCTCGCAGCCGATTATATCGCCATCGGTTCGACCTTGAGCCGTCATGCGACCCGGGCGACCAGTAGTGGTTCGGCCAGCCTGAACGTGAACGCCCGTCTGGTCGACCTAGTCGGTTCGGTCAGCCTGCAGGGTTATACGTCCAGCCGTATAGCCAGCCGGGGCGACATTCGTTTGAGGGGGGTTGCTCCCAACTTCGATGACGCCGAAGTGGCAAAGCACTACAGCGGCGAATTCAAGACCGCAGGCGATTTGAGCTTGCAGGCGGTACAGATTTATCCGACCACCGTCAGCAACTATACGGTCAACCTGACGGGTGCCAACAGAACCTTGCGTATCGAACAGGGTGCCGGAACCGCGGAGCCGGTGCTGTCGGCGGCCGGCAATGTGACGCTTAAGGCGGCGCATATCGTTGACGGCGGCACAATCAAGGCCCCGTTCGGCCAGTTGCATTTCGTGGCATCGGATTCGATAAGCATCCAGGAGGGTGCTTTGATCTCGGTTTCCGGCAAGGGCTCTCTCGTGCCATTCGGCCGTACCCCGGGCGGACTGGAATGGCTTTATCCCCTGAACGCGATAGGTCCTTCGGGCAATCTGAGGACCAGTGAGCAATACAATCTGGTTTTCGCTTCTCCGCCCACCAAATCCATCGACTTGAATGCGCCCAAGGTGGCGCTCAATGGCGGCTCGACGATAGACATCTCCGGCGGTGGCGATTTGTATGCTTTCGAGTTCGCTTCCGGCTTGGGCGGCTCGGTCGACGTGCTGAATCCTCGCGATCCCAAGGTGTTGAGTGGGGAATACGTCTATCAGGAGAAATACGCGGTTCTGCCGACAATGAAAAACGCGTATTCGCCCTACGATCCGCTCGAATTCCCGGCCTCCGGGTTGAGCATGGGTCAGAGCATTTATCTGAGCGGCGTGGACGGATTGCCGGCAGGCGAGTACGCCTTGCTGCCCGCGCATTACGCCCTGTTGCCGGGCGCCTACCTGATCACACCGCAGAAATCGATTTCAGGGATACAGCCGGGGCAGGTTTTCGACCGGATAGACGGTGCGCAGATCATTGCCGGTTACACGAAATCCTTAGGCACTTCCGAGGCTCCATGGAGTTGGTCCGCCTTCGCGGTCGAGCAAGGCTCGGTGGCGCACACCCGCTCGGAATACCAGGGGCATCTGGCCTCGGAGTACTTCGCGGAGCAGGCAAGCAAAGAGGGCGTGAAAAGCGCAGCCTCCGTGCTTGACGCGGGCAGTCTGACTTTGGCCGCCACCAGCGAATTGCGCCTGGGTACGGAAATTCTGGCGCAACCGGCATTGGGGGGGCGCGGAGGCCAGCTGGACATCGTGGCGCAAAATATCTCCGTGGTGTCCAAGGAGCGGTCCGGGGTTCCGGCGCCTGCCGGGGTCATCGCGTTGCTGGATGAAGATCTGAGCCGTTTGAACGTCGCAAGTCTGGGATTGGGTACTTCCCGCATCCGCAACAGCGACGGCTCCACCCGTCTGAGCGTTAACGCCAACAAGGTGACGATACAATCCGGGGTGCGGCTGAAAGGCGAGGACATCGTGTTGGCGGCGAAGGATCAGGTCGTCGTAAAGGGGGGCGCCGAGATCGAAGGTCAGGGCGCCAGCAATGATAGTGGGAACTACGTCGTCGACGGCGATGCCGCCTTGCTGCGCGTCTCGTCTGGCCGCCAGGGTGGCTACATACACAAAGGTGAAGCGGGAGCAAAGGGCGACCTTCTCATCGAGGACGGCGCCGTCCTGCGCGCGGATGGTTCGATGTTGCTCGACTCCAGCCACGATACTGTCATCGACGGCAGTTTGGCCATGCGAGCCGGCGACCTGACGATCAGAGCCGGCACCATCAACCTGGGTGAAACACCGTCCGGTGCGGCTGGGGCCGTGTTATCCGACGCCCTGCTGGCGGGGTTGACGGTGGACAACCTCAAGCTGGCGAGTCGGGAATCCATCAATTTCTTTGGATCCCTTGACCTCCATCTGAGCAGGCTCGAACTGGATGCGGGCGAGCTGGCCGGTTACGGCGCGCAGGGCGATACGGCCTCGGTATCGGCGAAGAGCATACGCTTGAGCCACAGTTCCGGCGCGACTGCGGGTATCTCCGGGACCGGGCACGGCCGCCTCAGTCTCGAGGCGGACGGCTTCGAGTTGAGCGACGGCAACTATGCCATCAAGGGCTTCGACTCCATCACTTTAACCGGCACGAACGACCTCCGGTTTTCCGGCGACAGCCATGTAAGTTTGTACGGCGATACTCATCTGGCCGGCGCGCGCTTTAGTGGATTCGATGGCGGTCGGTTGAGCTTGGACGCAACAGGCCACCGTTTGTCGTTCGGGACCACCGTCGGGGCTTCGTTGGCGTCGCCAGGCGTGGGGGTCGCACTCGATGCGGTGGCCGATACCATCGACTTTGCGGCATCCCTACTCATGCCATCGGGCACGGCCAGCTTCATCGCCTTGCAAGGTGGATTGAACCTGGCGTCGGGCGCCGACCTCGACCTGTCCGGACGCGCTTACACCTTTGCCGGCGGCACCCATGTCGAAACGCCGGGAGGCTTGTTGACGTTGACTGCCAAGCAGGGTGACGTCAACTTGAATCAAGGCGCCAACATTCATCTGGCTGGCGGAGGAAACAGCGTCCGAGCGGGCTCGCTGTCGGTGAGCGCAGCAGCCGGTTCGGTGCTCTTGAACGGCAACTTGGATGCCTCGGGCGGCGGCAGCTTGCTGGTCGACGGGCTGAGTCTGGGACCAGACGGATTTTCCGGCTTGATCGCAAAGGCGGCGGCGGGCGGATTCGACGACAGTCTGAGCGTCCGCCAACGTGCCGGTTCACTGATTGTGGCTCAGTCAGATGAGGTGAAGGCGCACTCCGTCGCCTTGACAGCGGATGCGGGCGATATACTGGTGAACGGCATCATAGACGCAGGTGGAGTTAAAGGCGGCAAAGTAGTCCTGTCTGCCGCCGAGCAGGTCGTGCTGGAAAGTGGTGCGAAAATATTTGCCAATTCCACAGCAGGCAAAGGCGGAACCGTGGAACTGGCTTCGAGCAAGGGGGTGGCGGCCGCCGCAGAGGATCAAGGTCTGGTTTTGAAAGCAGGCTCATTGATCGATGTGTCCGGCAATACGCAGGTGCTGGACGGCGACGTACATCTACGCGCGATGCGGAACGCCGATAGCGTGTCCATCGCGCCGATCGCCTCGACGGTCACGGGTGCGCACCGGGTGCTGGTCGAAGCGGTCAAGGTAGAGTCCGTCAGCGACTTCGGCGGACTGCCCACTTGGCAAGGCAACACGGAAGACTTTATGACGCATGCCGCGTCTATCGGGCAGGCCCTAGGAAGCGAAGTGACCATCGTGCCGGGCCTGGAAATCAGCAGCGAGGGTGATCTGACGCTCGATGACAGCTGGGACTTATCGACCTGGCGTTATTCTACGGATCCATCGGATCCCGAAAGCCCGAAAACCATTCCCGGCATCCTGACCTTACGCGCGGCTGGCGATATCGTGCTGAATCAGCCCATTAGCGACGGTTTCGATGCCTTCAATAAACTTATGGAAGGCGAATCCTGGAGCGTACGGTTGGTGAGCGGTGCGGATAGAAGCGCCGATTGGCGCCAGTCCGTGCACGGGGTCGGCGATTTGACGCTATCTCCTGGGGCTTTGGTGCGCACCGGTACCGGTGACATCGAAATCCACACCGGCGGGGATTTGATCTTGAAGGACCAGACCGCGGCCATCTATACGGCAGGCCGGGCGGATGCGAAGGATCCATACGGTACCCTGAACGAAATATTCCGGGGCGCTTACTTCAACGTTGAATACCCGATAGGCGGGGGCGATATACGCATCGTCGCGGGCGGTGACATTTTGGGCGCCAAGAGCACCCAGTTCATTCCGGACTGGCTGCAGCGCATGGGCAATTTCAACAGCAACGTCAGTGATGAGGCGAGAACGAAAGGCGACGTCTTTTTCGACGGTACAGTAAGCGAGGAAGAGCTGCCGACAGCCTGGGGCATACAATACAACTTCCAGCAAAATGTGGGCGCGCTGGGTGGCGGCGATGTGTACGTCACCTCGGGTGGCAACATCGACAATCTGCAGGTGATGTTGCCGACGACCGGCAAGCAAATCGGCACGATTAACCCTGATTTGCCGATATCGGATCTGACCTACCTGGACCGTTACATTACCAACGAAGTACAGGTCAACGGCGGCGGCAACCTGAGCGTGACGGCGCGAGGCGACATCCGGGGCGGCCAGTATTTCGTCGACCGCGGCGAGGCTGATCTCTTTTCCTGGGGCAATATCGCGGGAGGAAAGCCGGCGGACATTCAATTCAGCACCGGTCCGCTGTTCGCCATCGGCGACGCAGATTTCCACCTCGCCGCCGCGAACGGCATTTCGGTCGGCGCGGCATACAATCCTTACGCGCTTGCCCAGCGCAGCCCTGCCTGGGTCTATAACACGACCTCGACTTTCTTCAATTACACGGATCGTAGCGCCCTGCATCTTCAGGCGACCGCCGGAGACATAGATTTTCGCAATGACGTGGCCGGTGTCGCCGATCAGTATTTCGATGACTGGCGGGGAATTAGCGCGCTGTCGGCACGTAGCGCCCAGGACGGTTTGCGGATTTTGCCCGGTACGGTGGAGGCGGTCACGCTCAAGGGCGATATCAAGTTGACTTCTTTCAATCTTTTTCCAAACGCGCGAGGTAATCTGAGCCTGGTGGCGGGTGGCGACATCTACTCCGATCCGGCCTTGGACGAGGTGGTAGTCAACATGTCGGACGCGGATCCCTCGCTTTTCCCCACGGTGGCCGCTCCTGCGGCTGACCTCGAAGCGGTGACGAGGAACCTGCTGGATACCCGCAATACGGAATCGAACAGCTTGCATGCATTGAAACCCGTGCACGCCGGTGACAATACCCCGGCCAGGCTGATTAGTCAGAGTGGGAGCATAAATGGCAACAACAATCTGAAGGTGTTTCTGGCGAAATCGGCTTATGTGAACGCCGGACAGGACGTCAAGGACATCGGCCTGAACATCCAGAATCTCGCCCAGTCTGATATCAGCGTCATCGAGGCTGGTCGGGACTTGCGCTATCACATCAGCCGTACGTTCGTCGGCGCATTGAAAGAACTGGCCGGTTTTGGGGTTCAGATCGCAGGCCCCGGTCAATTGCAAGTGCTGACGAGCCGGGACATCGACCTTGGGGCATCCGATGGCATCATCAGCACGGGTAACCAGGGAGATATCAACGCTGACATCAAGGGCAATCCGGCGCTCGACGACGTGGGCGCTTCATTGATGCTCATGGCCGGTTTGCAGACAAAGCCGGCATACGGGACGTTTTTACAGGACTACTTCGGCGAAACCGGGTCTTATCGGGTCGCTGCGGATGGCAGGGTGACTTATGGCCCTACTGCCGATGCCAGTTCTCTTGGACACGCCTTGGCGCTCCCCGAGGAACAGCAGCGTGAATTGGCCTTGTTGGTGTTCTTCAACGAGTTGAAACTTTCCAGCCAGGAGGCCGCGGCGGGCAATGGATACCGTCGAGGCGACGAGGCGATTGCCACGCTATTCCCAGGCGACAAATACGACGGCGACATCAAGCTGTTCTTCAGCCGGATACACACAACGGACGGCGGCGGAATCGACATGGTGGTGCCGGGCGGCTTGATCAATGCAGGCTTGGCGTCAGCTTTCGTGGGTGAAAAGAAACCGAGCGAACTGGGCATAGTGACCCAGCGCGGTGGTGCCGTTCAGGCCTATACCCTGGGAGATTTCCAGGTCAACCAGTCGCGTGTGTTCGCCATCGCCTCGGCGCTCAGCGACTTTACGCCCCGTTTCGGTTTGTACGACACCATGGGCACGTTCATAGAGTCGTACAAGGATGTCGTCGCCTGGTCCGCGACCGGCAACATCGACGCCGGGCGCGGTTCCAAGGGTGCGCTATCGGTGTCCAACGGCAAGAAGGGTTTCGATCAGAATGGCAACTGGACCGATGACGTGCCTCCGACCATAGACGGAAGCGGCGTGCGCGCGCAGATACGTGGCAATCTCGAAGCCGGCAACGTTTATCTCGCCGCGCCCCAGGGCGTGGTCGATGCTGGCGAGGCCGGTATCGGCGGCAACCAAGTGACCATCGCCGCCAACGCTATCATTGGGGCCAGCAACATCCAGACGGGAGCAGGGGGCTTGAGTTCCAACGTGTCGACGAGTACCGCCGCACCCGTGGCGCCTCCCGCGAGTGCGGCCAGCGCCGCCACTTCGGCCACCAAGTCGGCACAAAGCGTATCGGATGGCGGCGACAAGAGCGGCGATCCATCCAAAGCCGAGAACAAGCAGGCCGGTGTGAGCCTCATCAACGCAGACGTCGTGGGATTCGGCAACTGTAGCGTCGGCGACGTCCGCGACGGCAAGGCGGGCTGCGGAGGTGCTTAG